A single Thunnus thynnus chromosome 6, fThuThy2.1, whole genome shotgun sequence DNA region contains:
- the LOC137184778 gene encoding glucose-6-phosphate 1-dehydrogenase isoform X1 — protein MSTLAENQGNQQLLEPEKEKTTTIPLSRSEVFGELRKELHEDEEFHQSDAHIFIIMGASGDLAKKKIYPTLWWLFRDGLLPEQTYFVGFARSDLTVDAIRTSCMPYLKVADSEADRLTAFFSRNTYISGKYAEEGSFSKLNTHIQSLPGGTEANRLFYLALPPTVYHDVTKNIKHHCMSTKGWNRVIVEKPFGHDLQSSEELSTHLSSLFTEEQIYRIDHYLGKEMVQNLMVLRFGNRIFGPIWNRDSVACVVLTFKEPFGTQGRGGYFDDFGIIRDVMQNHLLQMLCLVAMEKPASTSSDDVRDEKVKVLKCIAPASMSEVVLGQYVGDPEGEGDAKLGYLDDTTVPKGSTQATFATVVLYVHNERWDGVPFILRCGKALNERKAEVRLQFTDVPGDIFGNQCRRNELVVRVQPNEAVYAKMMSKKPGVYFSPEETELDLTYKSRYKDVKLPDAYERLILDVFCGSQMHFVRSDELREAWRIFTPLLHQIDREKPKPTIYKYGSRGPVEADELAKRVGFRYEGTYKWVNPHRL, from the exons AGAAAACAACCACCATCCCCCTCTCTCGCTCAGAGGTGTTTGGGGAGCTGAGGAAGGAGCTTCATGAAGATGAAGAATTCCATCAGTCTGATGctcacatcttcatcatcatgggaGCCTCG GGGGATCTGGCCAAGAAGAAAATCTACCCAACTCTATG gtgGTTGTTCAGAGACGGCCTCCTCCCCGAGCAGACGTATTTTGTGGGATTTGCTCGCTCTGACCTGACAGTTGATGCCATCCGGACATCATGCATGCCATACCTGAAG GTGGCAGACTCAGAAGCAGATCGGTTGACAGCCTTCTTCAGCAGGAACACCTACATCAGTGGGAAATATGCAGAAGAAGGTTCCTTCTCCAAgctcaacacacacatccagtCTCTGCCCGGAGGAACCGAGGCAAACCGTCTCTTCTACCTGGCCCTGCCGCCCACCGTCTACCACGATGTTACCAAGAACATCAAGCACCACTGTATGAGCACAAA AGGCTGGAACAGGGTGATTGTAGAGAAGCCGTTTGGACATGACCTTCAGAGCTCTGAGGAGCTGTCCACTCACCTCTCCTCGCTCTTCACCGAGGAACAGATCTACCGTATAGATCACTATCTGGGCAAAGAAATGGTGCAGAACCTCATGGTGCTCAG GTTTGGAAACCGCATCTTTGGACCAATCTGGAACAGGGACAGTGTGGCTTGTGTTGTCCTCACCTTTAAAGAACCCTTTGGCACTCAGGGACGAGGAGGATACTTTGATGATTTTGGCATCATCCG CGATGTCATGCAGAACCACTTGCTCCAGATGCTTTGTCTGGTTGCCATGGAGAAACCAGCTTCCACCAGCTCTGACGATGTCAGGGATGAAAAG GTGAAAGTGCTGAAGTGCATTGCTCCAGCATCCATGTCCGAAGTGGTGCTGGGTCAGTATGTGGGGGATCCGGAGGGTGAAGGAGATGCCAAACTGGGTTACCTTGATGATACCACTGTACCTAAAGGATCAACTCAAGCCACCTTCGCCACAGTTGTGCTCTATGTGCACAACGAGCGCTGGGATG gTGTTCCTTTCATCCTTCGCTGTGGAAAAGCTTTGAATGAGAGGAAGGCCGAGGTGCGGCTGCAGTTCACAGATGTCCCTGGGGACATTTTTGGAAATCAGTGTCGCAGGAATGAGCTGGTGGTGCGTGTGCAGCCGAACGAGGCCGTCTATGCCAAGATGATGAGCAAGAAACCCGGCGTGTACTTCAGCCCTGAGGAAACTGAGCTGGACCTCACCTACAAGAGTAGATACAAG gATGTGAAGCTTCCAGACGCTTACGAACGTCTCATCCTGGATGTCTTCTGTGGGAGTCAGATGCACTTTGTACGCAG TGATGAACTAAGGGAAGCATGGAGGATCTTCACACCTCTCCTTCATCAGATAGACAGGGAGAAGCCAAAACCTACGATTTACAAATATGGAAG CCGTGGACCAGTAGAAGCAGACGAGCTTGCGAAGAGGGTCGGATTTCGCTACGAAGGCACTTACAAATGGGTCAACCCTCACAGACTTTGA
- the LOC137184779 gene encoding glycerol-3-phosphate dehydrogenase [NAD(+)], cytoplasmic: protein MAAPKKVCIIGSGNWGSAIAKIVGANAAQNSKFDDTVKMWVFEETVNGRKLTEVINTDHENVKYLPGHKLPANVLAVPDLVEASRDADILVFVIPHQFVGKVCDTIKGKIKADALGISLIKGVDEGPDGLKLISDVIQEKLGITMSVLMGANIANEVADEKFCETTIGSKNKNHGALLKELMQTNNFRVTVVEEHDVVEICGALKNIVAVGAGFCDGLGFGDNTKAAVIRLGLMEMIAFARIFCTAGPVSSATFLESCGVADLITTCYGGRNRKVAEAFVKTGKSIEELEKEMLNGQKLQGPATAAEVYLILKHKNLIDKFPLFNAVYQICYQGHPVTEFISCLQNHPEHM, encoded by the exons ATGGCAGCTCCGAAGAAAGTCTGCATCATCGGCTCTGGAAATTG GGGTTCTGCCATCGCCAAGATAGTGGGTGCCAATGCTGCTCAGAATTCAAAATTTGATGACACTGTAAAAATGTGGGTGTTTGAGGAGACGGTGAATGGGCGCAAACTGACTGAAGTAATCAACACTGACCACGAAAATGTGAAGTACCTTCCTGGTCACAAGCTACCAGCAAATGTG CTGGCGGTCCCGGACCTGGTGGAGGCATCCCGCGATGCAGACATTTTGGTGTTTGTGATCCCACACCAGTTTGTTGGGAAAGTGTGTGACACCATTAAAGGCAAGATAAAGGCTGACGCACTGGGGATTTCCCTCATCAAG GGTGTGGACGAGGGGCCTGATGGACTTAAACTCATCTCTGATGTAATCCAGGAGAAGCTCGGTATCACTATGAGTGTGCTGATGGGGGCCAACATTGCCAATGAGGTTGCTGATGAAAAATTTTGTGAAACAACCATTG GAAGTAAGAATAAAAACCACGGGGCTCTCCTGAAGGAGCTCATGCAGACCAACAACTTCCGAGTGACTGTAGTGGAGGAGCATGATGTGGTGGAGATCTGTGGAGCCCTGAAG AACATTGTTGCGGTCGGGGCAGGTTTCTGTGACGGACTGGGCTTCGGGGACAACACTAAGGCAGCGGTGATCAGGTTGGGCCTGATGGAGATGATCGCCTTTGCTCGCATTTTCTGCACGGCCGGGCCCGTGTCCTCTGCAACCTTCTTGGAGAGCTGCGGCGTGGCTGACCTCATCACAACCTGCTACGGCGGCCGTAACCGCAAAGTAGCTGAGGCTTTTGTGAAGACAGGGAAG TCCATCGAGGAGCTGGAGAAAGAGATGCTGAATGGTCAGAAGCTGCAGGgaccagcaacagcagctgaggtcTATCTCATCCTCAAGCACAAAAACTTGATTGACAA GTTCCCACTGTTCAATGCAGTGTATCAGATCTGCTACCAGGGCCATCCAGTCACAGAGTTTATCAGCTGTTTGCAGAACCATCCAGAGcacatgtag
- the LOC137184778 gene encoding glucose-6-phosphate 1-dehydrogenase isoform X2 codes for MGTRASAEKTTTIPLSRSEVFGELRKELHEDEEFHQSDAHIFIIMGASGDLAKKKIYPTLWWLFRDGLLPEQTYFVGFARSDLTVDAIRTSCMPYLKVADSEADRLTAFFSRNTYISGKYAEEGSFSKLNTHIQSLPGGTEANRLFYLALPPTVYHDVTKNIKHHCMSTKGWNRVIVEKPFGHDLQSSEELSTHLSSLFTEEQIYRIDHYLGKEMVQNLMVLRFGNRIFGPIWNRDSVACVVLTFKEPFGTQGRGGYFDDFGIIRDVMQNHLLQMLCLVAMEKPASTSSDDVRDEKVKVLKCIAPASMSEVVLGQYVGDPEGEGDAKLGYLDDTTVPKGSTQATFATVVLYVHNERWDGVPFILRCGKALNERKAEVRLQFTDVPGDIFGNQCRRNELVVRVQPNEAVYAKMMSKKPGVYFSPEETELDLTYKSRYKDVKLPDAYERLILDVFCGSQMHFVRSDELREAWRIFTPLLHQIDREKPKPTIYKYGSRGPVEADELAKRVGFRYEGTYKWVNPHRL; via the exons AGAAAACAACCACCATCCCCCTCTCTCGCTCAGAGGTGTTTGGGGAGCTGAGGAAGGAGCTTCATGAAGATGAAGAATTCCATCAGTCTGATGctcacatcttcatcatcatgggaGCCTCG GGGGATCTGGCCAAGAAGAAAATCTACCCAACTCTATG gtgGTTGTTCAGAGACGGCCTCCTCCCCGAGCAGACGTATTTTGTGGGATTTGCTCGCTCTGACCTGACAGTTGATGCCATCCGGACATCATGCATGCCATACCTGAAG GTGGCAGACTCAGAAGCAGATCGGTTGACAGCCTTCTTCAGCAGGAACACCTACATCAGTGGGAAATATGCAGAAGAAGGTTCCTTCTCCAAgctcaacacacacatccagtCTCTGCCCGGAGGAACCGAGGCAAACCGTCTCTTCTACCTGGCCCTGCCGCCCACCGTCTACCACGATGTTACCAAGAACATCAAGCACCACTGTATGAGCACAAA AGGCTGGAACAGGGTGATTGTAGAGAAGCCGTTTGGACATGACCTTCAGAGCTCTGAGGAGCTGTCCACTCACCTCTCCTCGCTCTTCACCGAGGAACAGATCTACCGTATAGATCACTATCTGGGCAAAGAAATGGTGCAGAACCTCATGGTGCTCAG GTTTGGAAACCGCATCTTTGGACCAATCTGGAACAGGGACAGTGTGGCTTGTGTTGTCCTCACCTTTAAAGAACCCTTTGGCACTCAGGGACGAGGAGGATACTTTGATGATTTTGGCATCATCCG CGATGTCATGCAGAACCACTTGCTCCAGATGCTTTGTCTGGTTGCCATGGAGAAACCAGCTTCCACCAGCTCTGACGATGTCAGGGATGAAAAG GTGAAAGTGCTGAAGTGCATTGCTCCAGCATCCATGTCCGAAGTGGTGCTGGGTCAGTATGTGGGGGATCCGGAGGGTGAAGGAGATGCCAAACTGGGTTACCTTGATGATACCACTGTACCTAAAGGATCAACTCAAGCCACCTTCGCCACAGTTGTGCTCTATGTGCACAACGAGCGCTGGGATG gTGTTCCTTTCATCCTTCGCTGTGGAAAAGCTTTGAATGAGAGGAAGGCCGAGGTGCGGCTGCAGTTCACAGATGTCCCTGGGGACATTTTTGGAAATCAGTGTCGCAGGAATGAGCTGGTGGTGCGTGTGCAGCCGAACGAGGCCGTCTATGCCAAGATGATGAGCAAGAAACCCGGCGTGTACTTCAGCCCTGAGGAAACTGAGCTGGACCTCACCTACAAGAGTAGATACAAG gATGTGAAGCTTCCAGACGCTTACGAACGTCTCATCCTGGATGTCTTCTGTGGGAGTCAGATGCACTTTGTACGCAG TGATGAACTAAGGGAAGCATGGAGGATCTTCACACCTCTCCTTCATCAGATAGACAGGGAGAAGCCAAAACCTACGATTTACAAATATGGAAG CCGTGGACCAGTAGAAGCAGACGAGCTTGCGAAGAGGGTCGGATTTCGCTACGAAGGCACTTACAAATGGGTCAACCCTCACAGACTTTGA
- the LOC137184778 gene encoding glucose-6-phosphate 1-dehydrogenase isoform X3, which yields MSTQKTTTIPLSRSEVFGELRKELHEDEEFHQSDAHIFIIMGASGDLAKKKIYPTLWWLFRDGLLPEQTYFVGFARSDLTVDAIRTSCMPYLKVADSEADRLTAFFSRNTYISGKYAEEGSFSKLNTHIQSLPGGTEANRLFYLALPPTVYHDVTKNIKHHCMSTKGWNRVIVEKPFGHDLQSSEELSTHLSSLFTEEQIYRIDHYLGKEMVQNLMVLRFGNRIFGPIWNRDSVACVVLTFKEPFGTQGRGGYFDDFGIIRDVMQNHLLQMLCLVAMEKPASTSSDDVRDEKVKVLKCIAPASMSEVVLGQYVGDPEGEGDAKLGYLDDTTVPKGSTQATFATVVLYVHNERWDGVPFILRCGKALNERKAEVRLQFTDVPGDIFGNQCRRNELVVRVQPNEAVYAKMMSKKPGVYFSPEETELDLTYKSRYKDVKLPDAYERLILDVFCGSQMHFVRSDELREAWRIFTPLLHQIDREKPKPTIYKYGSRGPVEADELAKRVGFRYEGTYKWVNPHRL from the exons AGAAAACAACCACCATCCCCCTCTCTCGCTCAGAGGTGTTTGGGGAGCTGAGGAAGGAGCTTCATGAAGATGAAGAATTCCATCAGTCTGATGctcacatcttcatcatcatgggaGCCTCG GGGGATCTGGCCAAGAAGAAAATCTACCCAACTCTATG gtgGTTGTTCAGAGACGGCCTCCTCCCCGAGCAGACGTATTTTGTGGGATTTGCTCGCTCTGACCTGACAGTTGATGCCATCCGGACATCATGCATGCCATACCTGAAG GTGGCAGACTCAGAAGCAGATCGGTTGACAGCCTTCTTCAGCAGGAACACCTACATCAGTGGGAAATATGCAGAAGAAGGTTCCTTCTCCAAgctcaacacacacatccagtCTCTGCCCGGAGGAACCGAGGCAAACCGTCTCTTCTACCTGGCCCTGCCGCCCACCGTCTACCACGATGTTACCAAGAACATCAAGCACCACTGTATGAGCACAAA AGGCTGGAACAGGGTGATTGTAGAGAAGCCGTTTGGACATGACCTTCAGAGCTCTGAGGAGCTGTCCACTCACCTCTCCTCGCTCTTCACCGAGGAACAGATCTACCGTATAGATCACTATCTGGGCAAAGAAATGGTGCAGAACCTCATGGTGCTCAG GTTTGGAAACCGCATCTTTGGACCAATCTGGAACAGGGACAGTGTGGCTTGTGTTGTCCTCACCTTTAAAGAACCCTTTGGCACTCAGGGACGAGGAGGATACTTTGATGATTTTGGCATCATCCG CGATGTCATGCAGAACCACTTGCTCCAGATGCTTTGTCTGGTTGCCATGGAGAAACCAGCTTCCACCAGCTCTGACGATGTCAGGGATGAAAAG GTGAAAGTGCTGAAGTGCATTGCTCCAGCATCCATGTCCGAAGTGGTGCTGGGTCAGTATGTGGGGGATCCGGAGGGTGAAGGAGATGCCAAACTGGGTTACCTTGATGATACCACTGTACCTAAAGGATCAACTCAAGCCACCTTCGCCACAGTTGTGCTCTATGTGCACAACGAGCGCTGGGATG gTGTTCCTTTCATCCTTCGCTGTGGAAAAGCTTTGAATGAGAGGAAGGCCGAGGTGCGGCTGCAGTTCACAGATGTCCCTGGGGACATTTTTGGAAATCAGTGTCGCAGGAATGAGCTGGTGGTGCGTGTGCAGCCGAACGAGGCCGTCTATGCCAAGATGATGAGCAAGAAACCCGGCGTGTACTTCAGCCCTGAGGAAACTGAGCTGGACCTCACCTACAAGAGTAGATACAAG gATGTGAAGCTTCCAGACGCTTACGAACGTCTCATCCTGGATGTCTTCTGTGGGAGTCAGATGCACTTTGTACGCAG TGATGAACTAAGGGAAGCATGGAGGATCTTCACACCTCTCCTTCATCAGATAGACAGGGAGAAGCCAAAACCTACGATTTACAAATATGGAAG CCGTGGACCAGTAGAAGCAGACGAGCTTGCGAAGAGGGTCGGATTTCGCTACGAAGGCACTTACAAATGGGTCAACCCTCACAGACTTTGA